ttttttgacaaattttaggtgtaccgcttttttttcgagtgagtgtatatatatattatttgcaatatttctaattaatattatttataaataataataaattatattatttttaattttcaaatggttcattttaatctacttttagatataatatgaaataatacatattattattttatttattattaacgttattctattaattattagtatcttttttaatgtttgttataatatcttatcatttctttttcattatatgcgagttttatttttcctggccactgtttgattatttctattatagccaaaaagatatatagactgataatttttataaaatgtggaTTAACTCACTATTGCAGCGAGCCCTTTAATTGAAAAggcccaaaagaaataatcagaccataataggtccaaaatttggtttatttcggactttctatgaatgtaCAAAATTGTGACAAACGTTGTAACAAACCACACCCGCCCGGTGACCAGCGACCGCGGCCGGTCCGGCCGACAAACCGCCAGACCGTGGTATGGGCATCGACCCGTGATAAATCTTGTATCGGGCCCCCGAGACAACGACTGTCTCGACGATCTCGTGCTCCCGCCAGCATCTCGCTCATCGAGATGTGGAGGACGGAGAGGCCCGAAGACTCCCGAGGGTCCACGAACCGCCACCGAGAGCGGTATAAGGCCATCTCAGCGGAGGAGCAAGCACTTCTCGCTTACCCGTTGCCCAAGCTTTCCGATCCGCTAGACACCACGAGAAGAACGAACGCAGTATAAGGTAGAGCGTGATCCGCCTTAgccgagagttctcggctaCGTTCAAAAAACACCTCCTGGTGGACTCCGAGCCAGCAAGCCGAGGATGGAGTGTTCCCCGCCTTCGCCAAGGGTTCTTGACCGCTGGCTCATTCCGCTTGTTACACGGTCGGTAAAGAGAAAACGGAGTAGAGCGTTCTCCGCCTCGCCCGAGCCTTCTCCGTCGCCGATCCGCCGAAATCCTGCTTCGTTTCCGAGAATTCGAGGCTGGGACAACGCGTCACGGTACCGCTCGCGCCGCGCACCAAGCAACGATCTTAGACGATCACGCGCTCGCCTCAAAgcaccgccgccaccgcgtCTCGTACCCCGCGAGCACCACCAAGCACGCCAGCTCGCACGACCGCACAGCTGACGCCCGAAACACGCGGCGCCGCATCGATATTGCGCCGTGAACACAACTTATGtaaatactgtaaataattgtgtaaataCATCTTCTTGTAAAATATACGTTACTTTAGTAGAACGCACGCTTTCGCTGTTTCCGAGACCCTTCCTGCCCTGGTTCCCGACGAGCTTGTCCGTGCAGGGAGACACGGTCGTTATAACgtatatcccatggacgttcattaaaggactttctatgaatgtacaaagttgtgccaaacgtatatcccatagacgtccatcgaatgtccgacggaccttatttggacttttaatggacgtccgaatgtccagaagcggatatccattggacatacaatggatgtccttgtgctatctgggaaagATCTATCGGCGTATCAAACAGCGATATATATggagtaaaataaaactacaaattcaggaatttattaaacaatgccACACATGTCAATTACAGAAATTTGTTAGGAGGAAGCGAAGACAACCGATGTTGACTGATACCCCTAGTCGTGCATTTGATAAAGTTGCTCTCGATATAGTTGGGCCCCTTAAAACCACATCCATgggtaatttttacatattcacGGTGCAAGAtctattaatcaaatattcaatttacGCACCATTATCTAACATTAGCGCTGAAGCAACTGCGAACGCGTTTATCAATTACTTTATTTGCCGTTTTGGATGCCCACGTAGTATACTTACTGACCAAGGACGAAGTTTTATAAGCCTTCTGATGAAGAATATAACAAAAAGATTTCGCATACGACACCTACATACGATAGCTTATTACCCACAATCCAATGGATCTTTGGAACGTTTCCATGCAGTCTTAATGGAATAcctaaaatgttttatgcacATGGGAAAAGAATGGGACGAATTAATTGAAAGGGCTAGTTTTTCGTACAACACTGCCGTTCATGAAGGCACCGGTTATTCCCCGCCAATTAATATTTGGCACGCCCGCGCGGATATTTTCAAGCTATAATATAGACAAAAACCCCGAAACATACAATAATTACTTgacaaatcttttttctatGATCCATGACCTGCAAAACGCAGCGAAAAACAATTTAGAGAGggcgaaaaaaatatctaaggAATACTACGATAAGCGGGTCAATCAGAACACATTCGCTATAGGTGACAACGTTTTCCTGCAAAATGATCTCAAAACCGGGAAATTCTCCAAGGAATATCTCGGATCATACCAAATAATCCAAATACTCGACCACGAAAACGTCCAAAATTAAGACTGACAATATTACTCGAATAATACACTGTATATTAAGAAAGCGTATTCGAGCGAACCAGGATGAGCCACCCCCCCTATTAAGGTTCGCCCTGATCTGCTCAAGCCAAAATACTAAAGGGACACGATTTTAGTAAACTTCTTGTCTACCGCACAATCTTGTCCcttcaacaaaaaaatacatatataaaaagatacgtatacatacacatataaatgtataattatacaataagatAGGATAAGATTgtaatgataatatataataatataagcaGTAGAAtaggataaattattataaaactatgTTTCCGTAAAAGGCAACCTTTGTATCACACAAGATTTACAActtttcggtttttttttgcgcataaagaaaaattgcatcagaatttttttatttgcaatcaATTTTGGTTTCTTCAGTGCGCTACGTTCCGCCAAAATAAATCctagcaaaaaattttgttctaaTCGATAGTTACCGTCtgatttcattattaattaagattaattagataataagATTGTTCTACCTTCCGGTATAATGTACGAACGAAGACAATTATAATCCTTTCTTTTGTTGTGTgccttataaaaattatgccataattcttttattatataatttataacaattcgATTATTACATACTACTAAtgatattgatataattttcttcgtCTGCACATGGTATATAATCTACGTCAATTgtgatttattattgtataaactGCACATTTATGCACactattattgtataaacatTGTGAAAAATCTAGTTCtaataaatgttcaaaaaaagAGACTAAAGTTCGCACCGCTACCTTACTGCTTCAACTGCCAGCACACAAACGCATGGGTCTGGACTCCTCACCGCATCCAAAAAAGACTACCCAGTTCTACAAGCACACCCGTATCGGTACGACGAGGGTCTACGGAGAATGGGCCCTAAATAACCCATCACGGCCGAAGATTGTAAACTCAACCACTACGACTTAAAGACATGTCAACCTATACCTTCCTCAAGGAGAACAGCCGGAATCAGCAACATATCTGGTGGAAACCTGATGCACAACCATTCTTCAGCAGCATATCTCTGCATCCAAGGCATAAAAATTAGGTGTACTCTCAGCTATACTAAGTGTACTCAAAGGACTCACAAAAAGGGGCTGACCACAGTTATGCTGCATTACCAAAATCTGCAACCAATTCCTGACCGACAACTGTCAATAACCTAAAGGAATTACCTAAAGGAACCTAGCAGAATCGGTACCACGAATAAATGGAATAACTCTGCAATCGAAGGGAAAGAAACCATCCAACTATTGACTACCATTGACGCCGCACTTCTAAAAGCGGCTACGCTCTTAAGGATGGGGGTGTTACGTCCGGcgcataaaaattcttttttttctggcCGCCCGTTAAATTCTCCTCCCCCGTCGCGCCACCCGTGTTACGTGCGAGAGGAAAAAGGAAGGAAATTCAACATCCACTTGATTACTTGTTCTGTGCgcatgcaaaatattaaagactTTAAAATCAATGAAATGATTTTCGCGATCAGCTGATTGGGCGCACGCTCGCGACGCGGCCCATACGTCATCCACGCGGCGCGAGCGTGACATATCcacattttcaaattatataataaatctagTGTTATTACtatcaaaattgtaattacgCGAATCAACGAAAGggatgttaaatataaaaaggagGATTAATCATGGAGCTAAACTTAAATTACACGATTGCtatcaattaaaatacaatttcacatagaatatattaattaaaacaacaaTTAATTGCTTAGACTCTCTCTCTACCTATATAACTTTCTTGTAAGAATATGCTTCAATTAACAGTTCGCCTTTTTCAGCTCTTTACGATAAGAAATCTTACAATCCGACTACGGAATTCgaacatattattaaacacgCGGAAGCGGCGTGCGCTACGAAGCTATACGAATCCGTATAATGAAAAACTACCAGAAAAActactaattaataattccgaTCGCGCAACCTCCCCGTGGTGCACATTGAGTAACGCTAATGCCGGCGGTAAAaccttttaataagaaatagtcaGATGAAAgtcgtctatttttattagatatcgcAGTTCCTGGAACTGATACAGCCCAATGAATTTTTTCTACGTGgtaaaatcgaatatcaaaATTCCCTAATGGGGAAGCTTCGTTCGCGTAACTACTCAGATTTGCTTGTGTTAATGTGAGTCTGGAATAGTAAAATTCCGTGGTAAGTCAGCTACGCAACACATATGCACATATACGTCGAGCGCTCACAATCCAAGGATGGTTTCGAGCTTTGAAATACCATAGTTGTTAGCGGAATCCGGAATTTGTATTCTTGCAACAGTTAAAATTgggcattgttaaaaattcaaaattgaatatctcAGCACCTAATGCAGCACCTAGCAGAGTTTTCCAAGAAGCATTTTCAAGATTCGGATTGCCacttaaacaaattttatatcacagtTATGTGtgatacgtttttttaaaatggcggATGGTGAAGCGAAAACacgcaaaattgaaaaatattggtctgAATTTGCGATGATCTATGGCAAGAGGCAAGTGtcgcaacttaatgggataaaaagcatgcgatagtacagagtctccccttcaaaatgcttttttactcgtctctatacgatgattttttgctgagatatgcgcatttgaataaaaagttttttactttaaatgcgcatatctcagcgaaaaatcatcgtatcgaggcgaataaaaaagcattttgaatgGGAAACTCTGttctatcgcatgcttttttccaattaagttgcgatatttgcctcacgccatggatcgtcgcaaactcggattttatttttcaatttcgcaagCTCTcactttgtcatacgccattttgaaaaaaattattacgcaaaattttaatgagtcgattcttaaagtagacatttgaagctttaattttttttttagaaaccttcCTATCTTTATCactcgcgtagttatcgttgttggaagtttagtgattttttatcaaattttaggtgtaccgctttttttcgaCTGAGAgcgcatatatattttattgtatttttttagggagtttatttaattttttaaattataatttaatacccagacaacacgcttgtcagaataaaaactttaagagaacttttttaagaaaacatttagatatcttggaaatgatgtcaaaatggtaacatttatcaaagacgtctactaagagaggtctttgagatatctcattgaagagtttcattttagtttcttgaaaatgttatccttgtgacatcagctaaatgatatcagcttaatgtctcataaaagatatcacaatgctgtccgatttttgagccgtccatgcgcgtcatAGTTGACTCATAACCtagtgaacaatatgttgtcaaaaagatctctaaaagatatcctgtttctgaaaatgataacataaagggacttctaaaagataacataatgatgtcagaatgttaaccaatgcgccgttttttgagaacagaaagatatcatgaaactgaaAGTCTctagaagaaagaaatatctaaaaaatttcttaaatcggatatctttaaatagtcaaagtttattaacatatatatatatatatatatatatatatatatatatatatatatctcaaaaggcacggtagtgcctcgcgccaagtgtacgcgcaGCGAGGCACCACTGTgcttcttttacgcgagacgtcATTTGCGAAAAGACCGTAATTATTggatctcaataacgactgAACTGATAGATTTCTCAATAGTCTTAATGAATAGCTCGcatccgatttatataataaaagtttttttaattttccgcTACGTGACTTACGAGCGGAGATAtcgcgattaaaatttttcgttcaagaataaatttgattaagaaacgtcgtagtCGTTATTATCGTCGTCGCCCGGCTAAGTGGTGGGGATTTGTACTTTTACGTTTTTTGCCACCAGATGGCTCTATGATCAGATGTTTAAACCTTGTACCATatatatctcgagaacggttagAGATATGATCTTAAGATAAGCACGGTTGGAGATACGAACTTAGGATaagcattaatattatcagatGTTTTcggattaattacttaattaaaattttttaattaattaattaaattttaaaacatgcaaatctcgagaacggttagAGATGCAAACTTGGGATAAGCAGTAGTATCATCGGAACACTTTAGAGAGTCAATGcttatctataattaattaattaattatttaattataccttGTAGCATGTGTATCTCGAAAACGATTGGGGATACAAACTTGGGATAAGCTAGTATTATCAGATGTCTTCGaagtaattgataaaataattaattaattgattaattaattaattaaagattgtaTCATGTAcatctcgagaacggttgaAGATACGACCTTGGAATAAGCACTAGTATTATCAAATGTTTTcggattaattacataattaaagtgtaattaattaaaatttaattatttattaattaattaaatttaaaaaatgcaaatctcgagaacggttggTTGGAGATACGAACTTGGAATTAGTACTAGTATTATTAGATGTCttcggattaattaattaattaaaatttaattaatcaatgcCATGTTtaaatacactggcgcaaaaaaaaacgaaacaaaatttttgaccgatttttaggcaattttcaaagtgatgcaactttgcgaaaaatcatccaaattacatgtacttttttttttaattaaagggcaaagactctactttgagaatccctacgcgaaagtttgatttgttaagtgcgaaccttttgtatcgcatgaaaaccaaacatgtgttttttaattgaaaaaagtaaaagtttgttaacattttgcacaagtttctcgttaaaatcttgctaatattaatttagatccttaaagtttattcttttctaagcaattaaaaaaaaatacatgtcaatacgatgttttttgttgattgcacgcgagtttgaaatttgcactgcattttaaggtattttagcgaataaatacggtatttttttaatatcatgaattttgagtatcaatatgatattgcacattgattttattcgtgtttaactcaatcatactgCCGTCATCAGAATGACCCGATGTGGAGATTGACGAtcagattttgtacatcatgtggtCCTAAAAAGGctgatttgttaaaataaaatttaaacctttattttttatgtatgagtatgtgtatatgtatgtttacgtgtatgtgtgcgtttATGAGTATTGTTCGAGACTGTAACAATCATTTTAGAGTTCTAACATTTCCTTTTATTGgctctgttttatccgcgCGTAGTGAGAGCTCCTGACAACTATCGAGCTCCGTGTAGTTCATTTCTTCGATGCACCGAGTCGCGCGGCGCTGTCACTAGCTCCTcacgcgcgcgattttcgtTTGCTCGTATCGCCAGTAACTATGCATCTTGGtaactatgcaaataaacaaGCCCAAAAAAGGGCACGTCCAAATCCATGCCCAAATAAGTCTCGATATCGGTTCCCTACCGCCCCTTTTCTCGCCTCcgatcgtaattgttttacgATGCATAATTCTTCAGTCTCTCGCAGCCCGGCACCGAAATCAGATCGTCCAACAGATCTCTCCCGTCTTCCGCCGATCTTAGCTGCGGGGATTCACTTCCGCTCTTCCCTATCATTCGCGCCGTGATAGTGCGagtgcattattaattaatccgcTCCGACCAcgcaattcttaattttaatatccgcGTGAATGTTGTAAGTGTGTTACGTCCGTGCGCAGGTGACCGTATCTTTCCCGCGAACGTCCTCTGCCTCGCGcacaagatctccgtcggatcgcgcgcaagatttCCGGATTCGCGAGGACCTCGATCTCGAGGCTCTGCAAGATTTCCGCGATTAGGCAGCGCAATATCAGGGCGTATCAAGATATCCGACATAGTGTAAAAGATACGGTTCGCCCCTCGCTTCGAGCGTTCGTTTGtggaataaagaaattaagtgTGAGTGATATCTATGCCTCCTCCTTATTCCGCGTTAACCTCGCGCTACGAGAACAAGCGGCGCACACTTAATATTCATCTCTCCGCTCTGCTCGGTCTTCCTAGCGTACCGCGTGAATCGGCTTCCGAGTTACAATCTTTACATGATAAAGTTGCGGCCGCTCTAAAATCCTTCTCGAATTTGGATCGCAATACCGACAACCTCTGGAACGATATGCTCGTATACCTTGTCACGCAGAAACTCGATCCGATCACGCGGAGGGCTTGGAATTTACAGGAAAGCGGTCGCGACGATCCGCCTACGTACGACGATCTTAAACGCTTTCTCGAACATCGCATTCGCGGATTGGAAAACAACGCAATCGGCGCCCCCGTGAAGCCCGGTGCAAAAACCGCTCCATCCGATCGCGTTCACGCTGCTACCGCGTCAGCGAACGTGCCGCCAAAGTGCCCGCTATGCGACACGCCCCATTATCTAAATTCCTGCGTTAAATTCAGGGAAAAGAATCCGAATCAACGTCGAGAAATGGTGAAGCAGCAAAAACGTTGTTTCAATTGCTTGAGCGAAAAGCATACAGTTATGTCGTGCAAAAGTAAATTCTCATGTCGAGTTTGCAAGAAACGGCATCATTCGCTTCTCCATCTCGATTCGGATTCTTCTTCCATCGCTCTCGAAGCGGCGTCACCTAGTTGCTCGTCGTCCGTCGCTCCAGCTGAAAAAACCGAGGTGAATTCTCTTACCGCTTCGACCGCGCCGCGACGTCGAACGCATGTACTCCTCGCGACCGCGTGGGTAACGGTGCGGACGCCGTCGGGCCGCACCGCCGTCGTGCGAGCCCTGCTCGACCAAAGCTCCGAAATGACCTTTATTTCCGAGTCATTGGCGCAACTCCTGCGAGCAAAACGCCGTCGCATGCCCATCTCCGTCACCGCCGTCGGTGGTATACACGCCGGCACTTTTAAACATGCGACACAGATATTTATTTCCCCGCGTAACGCTTCTGCTCCGGCTTATTCAACTGACGCGCTCATTCTCGGCTCGTTAACTACTTACGTTCCAAAGCGCGGTGTAGATATTTCGGCGTTCACGCACCTTTCGGATTTATCGTGGGCCGACCCGGATCCGACAAGTTTCGATCCCATCAGAATTATCATTGGGGCC
This genomic stretch from Monomorium pharaonis isolate MP-MQ-018 chromosome 4, ASM1337386v2, whole genome shotgun sequence harbors:
- the LOC118645373 gene encoding uncharacterized protein LOC118645373; translated protein: MPPPYSALTSRYENKRRTLNIHLSALLGLPSVPRESASELQSLHDKVAAALKSFSNLDRNTDNLWNDMLVYLVTQKLDPITRRAWNLQESGRDDPPTYDDLKRFLEHRIRGLENNAIGAPVKPGAKTAPSDRVHAATASANVPPKCPLCDTPHYLNSCVKFREKNPNQRREMVKQQKRCFNCLSEKHTVMSCKSKFSCRVCKKRHHSLLHLDSDSSSIALEAASPSCSSSVAPAEKTEVNSLTASTAPRRRTHVLLATAWVTVRTPSGRTAVVRALLDQSSEMTFISESLAQLLRAKRRRMPISVTAVGGIHAGTFKHATQIFISPRNASAPAYSTDALILGSLTTYVPKRGVDISAFTHLSDLSWADPDPTSFDPIRIIIGADLYSTLLLGGVRKGDVGQPIAQNSVLGWIISGPIDFPAARSPSHSSIQSSHASISTHQISCSPALEDELRRFWEVEELPRQSILSPQERQCETHFRETHSRNSDGRYIVRLPFKSPPPLDIGASRLQAERMLNTLTRRFKSNSALAIEYRKFLAEYERLDHMRPSPQPQSETMQCVYIPHHGVIRENNATIPLLVFNASSATSNGSSLNDHLLAGPKL